Proteins from a single region of Pseudomonas quebecensis:
- a CDS encoding glycosyltransferase, translating to MIGILIPVHNEQALLAECLDAALKAARHPDLLGETVQILVMLDSCSDGSAAIVQAYPVQCLEVQARNVGHARGVGARHLLDLGARWIACTDADSRVAPDWLVAQLALEADAVCGTVTVDAWSEGFDPAAQIRYHQGYEARDGHRHIHGANLGVSADAYIRAGGFEPLACHEDVQLVRDLERCGASIAWSHRPQVITSARLEARATGGFGDYLKSLLAGAEKNAVAPR from the coding sequence ATGATCGGCATTCTGATTCCGGTGCACAACGAACAAGCGCTGTTGGCCGAGTGCCTGGACGCCGCGCTGAAAGCGGCCCGTCACCCCGATCTGCTGGGCGAAACGGTGCAGATCCTGGTCATGCTCGACAGTTGCAGCGATGGCAGCGCCGCGATTGTCCAGGCCTACCCGGTGCAGTGCCTGGAAGTTCAGGCACGCAATGTCGGGCACGCCCGGGGCGTCGGCGCGCGGCATCTGCTGGACCTGGGCGCGCGCTGGATCGCCTGCACCGATGCCGACAGCCGCGTGGCCCCGGACTGGCTGGTGGCACAGTTGGCGCTGGAAGCCGATGCGGTGTGCGGAACCGTCACGGTAGACGCCTGGAGCGAAGGGTTCGACCCCGCCGCGCAGATCCGCTACCACCAGGGCTACGAAGCGCGTGACGGTCATCGGCATATCCACGGCGCCAACCTGGGCGTGAGCGCCGACGCCTACATCCGTGCCGGTGGCTTTGAGCCCTTGGCCTGCCATGAAGATGTGCAACTGGTGCGTGACCTGGAGCGCTGCGGCGCATCGATTGCCTGGAGCCATCGTCCGCAGGTGATCACCAGCGCACGCCTGGAAGCCCGCGCCACGGGCGGTTTTGGCGATTACTTGAAAAGTCTGTTGGCCGGCGCTGAAAAAAACGCCGTGGCGCCACGGTAA
- a CDS encoding SAM-dependent methyltransferase gives MSVATPYFDQLFAENDDPWAFRQRWYERRKRALTLALLTKPRYASIFEPGCANGELSVELAARCDRLLCCDTAAAAVALARTRLLGCPHAQVRQSRLPAQWPAGQYELIVLSELCYYLDADDLGRLIERALACLSADGQILACHWRPPIEGCPQTAEQVHALLDARLGMPRIASHHDHDFLLDLWSRDGTSVATLEGLR, from the coding sequence ATGAGTGTGGCTACACCTTATTTCGACCAATTGTTCGCTGAAAACGATGACCCCTGGGCTTTTCGCCAGCGCTGGTACGAGCGGCGTAAACGCGCCCTGACCCTGGCGCTGCTGACCAAGCCACGCTACGCGTCGATCTTCGAGCCCGGCTGCGCCAATGGCGAGTTGAGCGTTGAACTGGCAGCGCGCTGCGATCGCCTGCTGTGCTGTGACACTGCGGCGGCGGCGGTAGCTCTGGCGCGCACGCGGCTGTTGGGCTGCCCCCATGCACAGGTGCGCCAGAGTCGATTGCCCGCGCAGTGGCCTGCCGGCCAGTACGAGCTGATTGTGCTCAGCGAGCTGTGCTATTACCTGGACGCCGACGACCTGGGCCGCCTGATCGAGCGCGCCCTCGCCTGCCTGAGCGCCGATGGGCAGATCCTGGCCTGCCACTGGCGCCCGCCCATCGAGGGTTGCCCGCAAACCGCCGAGCAGGTGCATGCCCTGCTGGACGCGCGGCTGGGCATGCCGCGTATCGCCAGCCATCACGACCACGACTTTCTCCTTGACCTGTGGAGCCGCGACGGCACCTCGGTCGCCACCCTTGAGGGCCTGCGATGA
- a CDS encoding PIG-L deacetylase family protein, whose protein sequence is MKANPIVGQGTPLQHWQTSPRMAALATISVEALVPEGHRAVIIAPHPDDEVLGCGGLLQGLAALERPILLISVTDGSASHPGSQRWPVERLSVVRPQESAQALHRLGVPLHSLKWLRAGFSDSQVAAREDELAAFIQRYVKPTDVLFTTWREDGHCDHEAVGRASARAAETTGARLYELPVWTWHWATAEDRMVPWHRARKIPLTCEAVARKRHAIHAFASQLEGDPQIGLPPVLAPYVVERLLQPFEVVFV, encoded by the coding sequence ATGAAAGCCAATCCTATCGTCGGCCAGGGCACGCCGCTGCAGCATTGGCAGACCTCACCGCGCATGGCGGCGCTGGCTACCATCAGCGTCGAAGCGTTGGTTCCCGAGGGGCATCGCGCGGTGATTATCGCGCCCCACCCCGATGACGAAGTGCTCGGCTGCGGCGGCCTGTTGCAAGGCCTGGCGGCGCTGGAGCGGCCCATCCTATTGATTTCGGTCACCGACGGCAGTGCCAGCCACCCCGGTTCCCAGCGCTGGCCGGTGGAGCGCCTGAGCGTGGTGCGCCCGCAGGAGTCGGCGCAGGCCCTGCATCGCCTGGGCGTGCCGCTGCACAGTCTCAAATGGTTGCGCGCCGGCTTCAGCGACAGCCAAGTGGCGGCGCGCGAGGACGAGCTGGCCGCGTTTATTCAGCGTTATGTGAAACCCACCGACGTGCTGTTCACCACTTGGCGCGAAGACGGCCATTGCGACCACGAAGCCGTCGGCCGTGCCAGCGCGCGGGCCGCCGAAACGACGGGCGCGCGACTGTATGAACTGCCGGTGTGGACCTGGCACTGGGCAACCGCAGAAGACCGTATGGTGCCGTGGCATCGTGCGCGCAAGATCCCCCTCACCTGTGAAGCGGTGGCTCGCAAGCGCCACGCCATCCATGCATTCGCCAGCCAACTGGAAGGCGACCCGCAGATCGGCCTGCCGCCGGTGCTGGCGCCGTATGTGGTGGAGCGCCTGCTGCAACCTTTTGAAGTGGTATTCGTATGA
- a CDS encoding acyl-CoA dehydrogenase family protein, producing the protein MAWQGSLHGYRSYADTEALGTALSALVAQGADQLPLPGSGRTQERFRALAVVAGHDLRLCKLFEGHTDALAIMAELDSPSPPRGSTWGTWAAEPPTAKVHVQHDGHRLRVHGRKAWCSGAAVVSHGLLTAWDEQGRQQLVAVPMQQPGVSVTHEGWHAVGMAATGSVEVIFDNAGAMAVGGPGDYLARPGFWQGGVGIAACWYGAAQRLGQVLQQHCARRAEPHALAHLGAVDSALHAAACVLRAAAECIDREPGADARELARRARACIEDSVEQVMRHVGRAVGAGRYCQDPHVAQLMADLPVYIRQSHAERDLAALGEWVAAQPTGRWQL; encoded by the coding sequence ATGGCCTGGCAGGGAAGCCTTCACGGCTACCGCAGCTATGCGGACACTGAGGCGCTCGGCACAGCGCTGAGCGCCCTGGTGGCGCAGGGGGCGGATCAACTGCCCCTGCCCGGCAGCGGCCGCACCCAGGAGCGATTCAGGGCGCTGGCCGTCGTGGCCGGACACGACTTGCGCCTGTGCAAGTTGTTTGAAGGCCACACCGATGCCTTGGCAATCATGGCCGAACTCGACAGCCCGTCACCGCCCCGGGGAAGTACCTGGGGCACATGGGCCGCCGAGCCGCCCACGGCCAAGGTGCACGTTCAACACGACGGCCATCGTTTGCGGGTGCACGGGCGTAAAGCCTGGTGCTCCGGCGCGGCGGTGGTCAGTCATGGTTTATTGACCGCCTGGGATGAGCAAGGCCGCCAGCAATTGGTGGCGGTGCCTATGCAACAACCGGGCGTAAGCGTCACCCATGAAGGCTGGCACGCGGTGGGCATGGCCGCCACCGGCAGTGTCGAGGTGATCTTCGACAATGCCGGCGCTATGGCGGTGGGCGGTCCCGGTGACTACCTTGCCCGCCCCGGTTTCTGGCAAGGCGGAGTCGGCATCGCGGCGTGCTGGTACGGCGCGGCCCAACGCCTGGGCCAGGTGCTGCAACAGCACTGCGCCCGGCGCGCCGAGCCCCATGCCTTGGCGCACTTGGGCGCGGTGGACAGTGCGTTGCACGCCGCCGCCTGTGTATTGCGCGCGGCGGCCGAATGCATCGACCGCGAGCCCGGCGCCGATGCCAGGGAATTGGCCCGGCGCGCACGCGCCTGCATCGAAGACAGCGTCGAACAGGTGATGCGGCATGTCGGCCGCGCCGTGGGGGCCGGGCGGTACTGCCAGGACCCACACGTGGCGCAGTTGATGGCCGACCTGCCGGTCTACATCCGTCAGAGCCACGCCGAACGCGACCTGGCCGCCCTGGGCGAATGGGTCGCCGCCCAACCCACAGGCAGGTGGCAGCTATGA
- the glgX gene encoding glycogen debranching protein GlgX produces the protein MSKPDKTPSTPGNEPSRIREGLPFPLGATWDGLGVNFALFSANATKVELCLFDDSGEVELERIELPEYTDEIFHGYLPDAHPGLIYGYRVYGPYDPANGHRFNHHKLLIDPYAKQLVGELKWSEALFGYTIGHPDDDLSFDERDSAPFVPKCKVIDPAHTWGNDQPVRVPWDRTIIYETHLRGISMRHPSVGESVRGTCAGLMEDDVLKHIRQLGVSSVELLPVHAFVNDQHLLEKGMTNYWGYNSIAFFAPDPRYLASGKIAEFKEMVAHLHEQKLEVILDVVYNHTAEGNERGPTLSMRGIDNASYYRLMPDDKRFYINDSGTGNTLDLSHPCVLQMVTDSLRYWATEMHVDGFRFDLATILGRYRDGFDERHSFLVACRQDPVLRQLKMIAEPWDCGPGGYQVGNFPPGWVEWNDRFRDTVRAFWKGDDGQLADFAGRMTASGEMFNHRGRRPYSSVNFITAHDGFTLHDLVSYNDKHNEANDENNQDGSNNNLSWNHGVEGPTDDPEINALRLRQMRNFFATLLLAQGTPMIVAGDEFARTQHGNNNAYCQDSEIGWVNWDLDDDGKALLKFVKRLIKLRLAYPILRRGRFLVGDYNEDIGVKDVTWLAPDGNEMSTEQWQDSNGRCLGMLMDGRAQETGIRRAGADATLLLVVNAHHDMVNFRLPPVPEGEFWTCLLDTNDTAIKAQERFDFDHEYAVTGRSLLLFELQRDDEV, from the coding sequence ATGAGCAAACCGGATAAAACCCCATCGACGCCGGGCAATGAGCCGTCGCGGATTCGTGAAGGTTTGCCCTTCCCCCTCGGCGCTACGTGGGACGGCCTGGGCGTCAACTTTGCACTGTTCTCGGCCAACGCCACCAAGGTCGAACTGTGCCTGTTCGACGACAGCGGTGAAGTGGAACTGGAGCGCATCGAGCTGCCGGAATACACCGATGAAATCTTCCACGGTTACCTGCCCGACGCCCACCCCGGGCTGATTTACGGCTACCGCGTATACGGCCCTTACGATCCAGCCAACGGCCACCGTTTCAACCATCACAAATTGCTGATCGACCCCTATGCCAAGCAACTGGTGGGCGAACTCAAATGGTCCGAAGCGCTGTTCGGCTACACCATCGGCCACCCCGATGACGACCTCAGCTTCGACGAACGCGACAGCGCGCCATTCGTGCCCAAGTGCAAGGTCATCGACCCCGCTCACACCTGGGGCAACGACCAACCGGTGCGCGTGCCCTGGGATCGCACGATCATTTACGAAACCCACCTGCGCGGCATCAGCATGCGTCACCCGTCCGTAGGCGAATCGGTGCGTGGCACCTGCGCCGGCCTGATGGAAGACGATGTGCTCAAGCACATTCGCCAGTTAGGGGTTTCCTCAGTGGAACTGTTGCCGGTGCATGCCTTTGTCAACGACCAGCACCTGCTGGAAAAAGGCATGACCAACTACTGGGGCTATAACAGCATCGCGTTCTTCGCCCCGGACCCGCGCTACCTGGCCAGCGGCAAGATTGCCGAGTTCAAGGAGATGGTCGCCCATCTGCACGAACAGAAGCTGGAAGTGATTCTCGACGTGGTCTACAACCACACCGCCGAAGGCAATGAACGTGGCCCGACCCTGTCCATGCGCGGCATCGACAACGCCTCTTACTATCGCCTAATGCCCGATGACAAGCGCTTTTACATCAATGACTCCGGCACCGGCAACACCCTGGACCTGAGCCACCCGTGCGTGCTGCAAATGGTCACGGACTCCCTGCGCTACTGGGCCACGGAAATGCACGTGGACGGTTTCCGTTTTGACCTGGCCACCATCCTCGGGCGTTATCGCGACGGCTTCGACGAGCGCCACAGTTTCCTTGTGGCCTGCCGCCAGGACCCGGTCCTGCGCCAGCTGAAAATGATCGCCGAACCCTGGGACTGCGGCCCCGGCGGCTATCAGGTGGGCAACTTCCCGCCGGGCTGGGTGGAATGGAACGACCGCTTCCGCGACACCGTGCGTGCTTTCTGGAAAGGCGATGACGGCCAACTGGCGGACTTCGCCGGGCGCATGACCGCCTCCGGCGAGATGTTCAACCACCGTGGGCGCCGGCCGTACAGCTCGGTGAACTTCATCACCGCCCACGACGGTTTCACCTTGCACGACCTGGTGTCGTACAACGATAAGCACAACGAAGCCAACGACGAAAACAATCAGGACGGCAGCAATAACAATCTGTCCTGGAACCACGGCGTCGAAGGCCCTACCGACGATCCGGAAATCAACGCTCTGCGCCTGCGCCAGATGCGTAACTTTTTCGCCACTCTGCTGCTGGCCCAAGGCACGCCGATGATCGTCGCCGGTGACGAATTCGCCCGCACCCAGCACGGCAATAACAACGCCTATTGCCAGGACAGTGAGATTGGCTGGGTCAACTGGGACCTGGATGACGACGGCAAAGCCCTGCTCAAGTTCGTCAAGCGCTTGATCAAACTGCGCCTGGCCTACCCGATCCTGCGTCGTGGCCGCTTCCTGGTGGGCGATTACAACGAAGACATCGGCGTGAAAGACGTCACCTGGCTCGCGCCGGACGGCAACGAAATGAGCACTGAGCAGTGGCAGGACAGCAACGGCCGGTGCCTGGGCATGCTGATGGACGGCCGCGCTCAGGAAACCGGGATTCGCCGTGCCGGTGCCGACGCCACCTTGTTGCTGGTGGTCAACGCCCACCACGACATGGTCAATTTCCGTCTGCCACCGGTGCCCGAAGGCGAGTTCTGGACGTGCTTGCTGGACACCAACGACACGGCGATCAAGGCCCAGGAGCGCTTTGACTTCGATCACGAGTACGCCGTGACAGGCCGCTCACTCCTGCTGTTCGAATTGCAGCGCGACGACGAGGTGTGA
- a CDS encoding DUF2934 domain-containing protein, whose protein sequence is MSTEDKRIRELAHQIWESEGKPHGEDARHWEMARKLAESEALTPSKPKPAAKPKATAKPAPKPKPAAAASKPAAPAAKKPAAAKKPKP, encoded by the coding sequence ATGAGTACTGAAGACAAACGCATCCGCGAATTGGCGCATCAGATCTGGGAGTCCGAGGGCAAGCCCCACGGTGAGGACGCGCGTCACTGGGAGATGGCGCGCAAGCTGGCCGAATCCGAAGCCTTGACGCCCAGCAAACCCAAGCCTGCGGCCAAGCCCAAGGCCACCGCCAAGCCGGCGCCCAAGCCCAAGCCTGCCGCGGCCGCCAGTAAGCCCGCCGCCCCCGCGGCAAAGAAACCTGCGGCAGCGAAAAAGCCCAAGCCTTAA
- a CDS encoding malto-oligosyltrehalose synthase, with protein sequence MKALPLRATQRLQFHKGFTLDDAVPLVPYFAQLGISHLYASPLLSARAGSMHGYDVVDPTRVNPELGGEDALRRLVAALREHDMGLILDIVSNHMAVGGADNPWWLDLLEWGRLSPYSEFFDIQWHSPDPLLKGQLLMPFLGSDYGEALQSGTLTLHFDADHGTFYVEHYEHRFPICPRDYALILGTDEPLKPLADRFAALAYQDDAYAEAAWLKQALAERATEVLPAIEQRLAQFDGRQAEGFERLHQLLEQQAYRLASWRTAADDINWRRFFDVNELGGLRVERSAVFEATHGKIFELISEGLVDGLRIDHIDGLADPRGYCRKLRRRVDTLSPERHLPIFVEKILGEGETLREDWQVDGTTGYEFMNQLSLLQHQPEGFEPLAELWTRLSERPSAFIEEARLARQQILNGSLGGDFESVAQALLQVARDDVMTRDLTLGAIRRALQELIVHFPVYRTYISARGRSAADDKVFQQAMDGARSTLSEGDWPVLDHLEKWLGGQPWRNRPVGRERKILKHACVRFQQLTSPAAAKAVEDTAFYRSAVLLSRNDVGFSTEQFSAPLADFHQVNQQRLQAFPDNLLATATHDHKRGEDTRARLAVLSECAPWYVAQVEEWRNLAAPLRDDASAPSAGDELILYQVLVGSWPLDLDPGASLESYQQRLWQWQQKALREAKLQSSWSAPNEAYEQAVEAFLSRLLLTDAGRPLRTAIGAAAQAIAPAGALNGLAQTLLRMTVPGVPDLYQGAEFWDFSLVDPDNRRPVDFTARQQALNASPGTDQLLSSWHEGPIKQALISQVLGLRNAHPELFRQGSYTPLEVVGQHAERVVAFSREHQGKQLVVLVPRWSHALLENSVQPLIPAQVWGDTRVKLPFAASTQNWKGLFQTGAVTPDKELLISTALGEFPVNVFINSDDQES encoded by the coding sequence ATGAAAGCACTGCCCCTGCGCGCCACTCAGCGCCTGCAATTCCATAAAGGTTTCACCCTGGACGACGCGGTACCGCTGGTGCCGTATTTCGCCCAACTGGGCATCAGCCATTTGTACGCCTCGCCACTGCTCAGCGCGCGCGCCGGTTCCATGCACGGCTACGACGTCGTCGACCCGACGCGGGTCAACCCCGAACTGGGCGGTGAGGACGCGCTGCGCCGTCTGGTCGCGGCCCTGCGTGAGCACGACATGGGGCTGATCCTGGATATCGTCTCTAACCACATGGCCGTGGGTGGCGCCGACAACCCTTGGTGGCTGGACCTGCTGGAATGGGGCCGCTTGAGCCCCTACAGCGAGTTCTTCGATATCCAGTGGCACTCTCCCGACCCGCTGCTCAAAGGCCAATTGCTGATGCCGTTCCTGGGCAGCGACTACGGCGAAGCCTTGCAGAGCGGTACCTTGACGCTGCATTTCGATGCCGACCACGGAACGTTCTACGTCGAGCATTACGAGCATCGCTTCCCGATCTGCCCACGGGATTACGCACTGATTCTGGGCACCGACGAACCGCTCAAACCGCTGGCGGACCGTTTTGCCGCACTCGCCTACCAGGACGATGCCTACGCCGAAGCCGCGTGGCTCAAACAGGCCCTGGCCGAGCGGGCCACCGAGGTGCTGCCGGCCATCGAGCAGCGCTTGGCCCAGTTCGACGGGCGCCAGGCGGAAGGCTTTGAACGCCTGCATCAATTGTTGGAGCAGCAAGCCTATCGCCTGGCCAGCTGGCGCACGGCGGCGGACGATATCAACTGGCGGCGCTTTTTCGACGTGAATGAGCTGGGTGGCCTGCGCGTGGAACGCAGCGCGGTGTTCGAAGCCACGCACGGCAAGATTTTCGAACTGATCAGCGAAGGCCTGGTGGACGGCCTGCGCATCGACCATATCGACGGCCTGGCCGACCCACGCGGTTATTGCCGCAAGCTGCGGCGCCGGGTCGACACGTTGTCCCCCGAGCGGCACCTGCCGATCTTTGTCGAGAAGATCCTCGGCGAAGGCGAAACCCTGCGTGAAGACTGGCAAGTGGACGGCACCACCGGTTACGAGTTCATGAACCAGCTGTCCTTGCTGCAGCACCAGCCCGAAGGCTTCGAGCCACTGGCCGAGCTGTGGACGCGCCTGAGTGAACGGCCTTCGGCCTTTATCGAAGAGGCTCGCCTGGCGCGCCAGCAGATTCTGAACGGCTCCCTGGGCGGCGATTTCGAAAGCGTGGCCCAGGCGCTGCTGCAGGTAGCGCGCGACGACGTAATGACCCGCGACCTGACGCTGGGCGCCATCCGCCGCGCGTTGCAGGAGTTGATCGTGCACTTCCCGGTGTACCGCACCTACATCAGCGCTCGCGGCCGCAGCGCTGCAGACGACAAGGTGTTCCAGCAAGCCATGGACGGCGCGCGCAGCACCTTGAGCGAGGGCGACTGGCCGGTGCTCGATCATTTGGAAAAATGGCTCGGTGGCCAGCCGTGGCGTAACCGCCCCGTGGGGCGTGAACGCAAGATCCTCAAGCATGCCTGCGTTCGCTTCCAGCAACTGACTTCGCCGGCCGCCGCCAAGGCGGTGGAAGACACCGCGTTCTATCGCTCGGCGGTGCTGCTGTCGCGCAACGATGTGGGCTTCAGTACCGAGCAATTCAGTGCGCCGCTGGCCGACTTCCATCAGGTCAACCAGCAGCGCCTGCAGGCGTTCCCGGACAATCTGCTGGCCACCGCGACCCACGACCACAAACGCGGCGAAGACACCCGCGCGCGCCTGGCGGTGCTGAGCGAATGCGCGCCGTGGTACGTGGCCCAAGTTGAAGAGTGGCGCAACCTGGCCGCGCCGCTGCGCGATGACGCCAGCGCGCCGTCGGCCGGTGATGAGCTGATTCTTTACCAAGTACTGGTGGGCAGTTGGCCGCTGGACCTGGACCCAGGCGCATCGCTGGAGAGCTACCAGCAACGCCTCTGGCAGTGGCAACAGAAAGCCCTGCGCGAAGCCAAGTTGCAAAGCAGTTGGAGCGCGCCCAACGAAGCCTATGAACAAGCGGTCGAGGCGTTCCTCTCGCGCCTGTTATTGACCGATGCCGGTCGGCCGTTGCGCACCGCGATTGGCGCCGCCGCCCAGGCGATCGCCCCGGCCGGCGCCTTGAACGGCCTGGCGCAAACCTTGCTTCGCATGACCGTGCCGGGTGTGCCGGACCTGTACCAGGGCGCGGAGTTCTGGGACTTCAGCCTGGTGGACCCGGACAACCGTCGCCCGGTGGATTTCACTGCACGGCAACAGGCGCTGAACGCTTCGCCGGGCACCGATCAACTGCTGTCCAGCTGGCATGAAGGGCCTATCAAGCAGGCGCTGATCAGCCAGGTGCTGGGCCTGCGCAACGCTCATCCGGAGCTGTTCCGCCAGGGCAGCTACACGCCCCTGGAGGTGGTCGGTCAGCATGCCGAACGGGTGGTTGCGTTCAGCCGCGAGCATCAGGGCAAACAGCTGGTGGTGCTGGTCCCACGCTGGTCCCACGCGCTGCTTGAAAACAGTGTGCAGCCGCTGATCCCTGCGCAGGTTTGGGGCGACACCCGGGTGAAATTACCGTTCGCCGCGTCAACGCAAAACTGGAAGGGACTTTTTCAGACAGGCGCAGTCACACCAGACAAGGAGCTGTTGATCAGCACTGCGCTGGGGGAATTCCCGGTCAATGTCTTTATTAATTCTGATGATCAAGAAAGCTGA
- the malQ gene encoding 4-alpha-glucanotransferase has product MSEAKLEILASRAGLAVDWIDANGRPQRVQPDALRAVLKGLGHPADNDAEIDASLHELEQAQQDKHLPPLLTVDSGDGLDLARYFEPDTLCRVHLEQGETLELRLDSDAVLPGVVALGYHQVQINDQSFTLAVAPAHCYSVAEAVDSRPARAWGISAQLYGLRRLNDGGFGDTLALEHLARSAAERGADALAISPMHAMFSADPQRYSPYSPSSRLFLNSLYASPACILGEREVRNAIEALGIDDELHDLEQLDLIDWPAAAQAKQRLLRALYEDFRHGHHPQHADFLSFRQAGGEALENHCRFEAVQAMRAAAGESLDWRQWPQDWRTPQSPALAAFADEHRDEIGYYAFTQWLIARCLERAQQAARGSGMGVGLIADLAVGADGGGSQAWSRQDELLADLTVGAPPDILNRAGQGWGISAFSPEGLKRHGFRAFIEMLRANFAHAGGLRIDHVMGLQRLWVIPMDASPKEGAYLYYPVDDMLRLLALESHRHQAIVLGEDLGTVPDGLREKLIGRSILGMRVLLFEQGHDGQFKPILDWPDNALATTSTHDLPTLNGWWHSRDIDWNIQLGLIDAPTVEQWSEHRLRERQALRQALSQDPQNFVDEIRNETDHMIDASVRYLGHTRAPLVLLPLEDALGIEEQANLPGTTDTHPNWRRRLPGEAASLLDNAGAARRLELLAVARNQAYERDR; this is encoded by the coding sequence TTGAGCGAAGCGAAACTGGAAATCCTCGCCAGCCGCGCGGGCCTGGCCGTCGATTGGATCGACGCCAACGGCCGCCCGCAACGCGTACAACCCGACGCCCTGCGCGCGGTGCTCAAAGGCCTTGGTCATCCGGCCGATAACGACGCCGAGATCGACGCCAGCCTGCATGAGCTGGAGCAGGCACAGCAAGACAAACACCTGCCGCCATTGCTGACTGTCGACAGCGGCGACGGCCTCGACCTGGCAAGGTATTTCGAGCCGGACACCCTGTGCCGCGTCCACCTGGAACAAGGCGAAACCCTGGAACTGCGCCTGGATAGCGATGCGGTGTTGCCCGGCGTCGTTGCCTTGGGCTACCACCAGGTGCAAATCAACGACCAGAGCTTCACCCTGGCCGTCGCCCCCGCCCACTGCTACAGCGTGGCCGAAGCGGTGGACAGCCGCCCCGCCCGCGCCTGGGGCATCAGCGCGCAGCTCTACGGCCTGCGGCGTCTCAACGATGGCGGTTTCGGTGACACCCTGGCCCTCGAACACCTGGCCCGCTCGGCCGCCGAGCGGGGCGCCGATGCCCTGGCCATCAGCCCGATGCATGCGATGTTCAGCGCCGACCCGCAACGCTACAGCCCCTACTCGCCATCAAGCAGACTGTTTCTCAACAGCCTGTACGCCTCGCCCGCCTGTATTCTGGGCGAACGCGAAGTGCGCAATGCCATCGAGGCCCTGGGTATTGACGATGAGCTGCACGACCTCGAACAGCTCGACCTGATCGACTGGCCCGCCGCCGCCCAGGCCAAGCAGCGCCTGCTACGTGCGCTGTATGAAGATTTCCGCCACGGTCATCACCCGCAGCACGCCGACTTCCTGAGCTTTCGCCAGGCCGGTGGCGAGGCGCTGGAAAACCATTGCCGCTTCGAAGCGGTCCAGGCCATGCGCGCGGCCGCCGGTGAAAGCCTGGACTGGCGCCAATGGCCGCAGGACTGGCGTACCCCGCAAAGTCCGGCGCTGGCGGCATTCGCCGACGAGCACCGCGACGAGATTGGCTACTACGCGTTCACCCAGTGGCTGATTGCACGTTGCCTGGAGCGCGCTCAACAGGCCGCGCGTGGCAGCGGCATGGGTGTCGGCTTGATTGCCGATCTGGCAGTGGGCGCCGACGGCGGCGGCAGCCAGGCCTGGAGTCGCCAGGACGAATTGCTCGCCGACCTCACCGTGGGCGCCCCTCCCGACATTCTTAACCGTGCCGGCCAGGGCTGGGGCATTTCCGCGTTTTCGCCCGAAGGCCTCAAGCGCCACGGTTTTCGCGCCTTTATCGAGATGCTGCGCGCCAACTTCGCCCATGCCGGCGGGCTGCGCATCGATCACGTGATGGGCTTGCAACGCCTGTGGGTGATCCCCATGGACGCCTCGCCCAAGGAAGGCGCGTACTTGTATTACCCGGTGGACGACATGCTGCGCCTGCTGGCGCTGGAGTCCCACCGTCACCAGGCCATTGTGCTCGGTGAAGACCTCGGCACGGTGCCCGACGGGCTGCGCGAAAAACTTATCGGCCGTTCCATACTCGGTATGCGCGTGCTGCTGTTCGAGCAAGGCCATGACGGCCAGTTCAAGCCGATCCTCGACTGGCCCGACAACGCCCTCGCCACCACCAGCACCCACGACCTGCCGACCCTCAACGGTTGGTGGCACAGCCGCGACATCGACTGGAATATCCAGCTTGGCCTGATCGACGCGCCGACCGTGGAGCAATGGAGCGAACACCGCCTGCGCGAACGCCAGGCGCTGCGCCAGGCCTTGAGCCAGGACCCGCAGAACTTTGTCGATGAGATCCGCAACGAGACCGACCACATGATCGACGCCAGCGTGCGCTACCTGGGCCACACCCGTGCGCCGCTGGTGCTGCTGCCGCTGGAGGATGCCCTGGGTATTGAAGAACAGGCCAATCTCCCCGGCACCACCGACACCCATCCCAATTGGCGCCGCCGCCTGCCGGGCGAGGCCGCAAGCCTGCTCGACAACGCCGGCGCCGCGCGCCGCCTGGAACTGCTGGCCGTCGCGCGTAACCAAGCCTACGAGCGTGACCGATGA